The Candidatus Eisenbacteria bacterium region TACTGCGAATCGGCGAGCGCGAAGCCGAGGAGCCCGCAGGCGCTCGGTCCCTCCACGCCGTTGGCGTTACCGAAGGGGTCCGCCGCGGGGGCGGCGATCACCGCGATGTCGATGTGGATCTCGCCGTCCTGCACCGCCTGGTAGCGCCCGCCGTGGCTGCGGAGCACGCCGAGGCCGCGCATCTTTCCGTGGGAACAGTAATCGCCGAGAGGGCCGTTCATGCTCCCTTCGATGTGGTGCACCACGCCGCTCTCGAGATAGTCGATGATCGGCGCGTGACAGGGAAAGGCCGCGCTCGGGAACCAGACCAGGTCCTTCACGCCGATCCGCGCCGCGGCGGCGAAAACCGCGTTCGCCACCAGGTCGCCGTTCCGGAAGTGATGGTGCGTCGAAATCGTCATTCCGTCCCGGACGCCGCAGCGCCGGAGCGCCGCTTCGATGTCGTCCACTCTCTTGTCGCCGTCGGCGGGATAATCGATACAGGTGGCGACGAGAGGCGCCGCCTTCCTCCCCTCGGGGCGGTGTTTGCCCACCCCCCGGTAGGGGATCGCCGCGCGCCCGTTCACCTCCGCCGGCACCATCCGCCCCAAGGCGTTCTTCAGCAGTTCGCCGCTCATGATGCGTCCTCCCCTCCCGCCATGCGGACCACCTGAAGCGCCCGCTTCACCACCGGCGGATCGATCATCTTGCTGCCGAGACTCACCACGCCGCTGCCGCGCGAGCGGGCCTCCTCATAGGCGGCGACGATGCGGCGGGCCTTCTCCAACTCCTTCTCGGTGGGGGCGAAGGCGTCGTGCACCACCGCCACCTGGCGCGGATGAATGCATCCCATCCCGTCGAAACCGAGCGCCTTCGATTCGAGCGCGTTCCTCCGGAGCGCCTCCATGTCCGAGACGTCGGAGAAGACGCTGTCGATCGGCTGCACGCGGGCGGCGCGGGCGGCGTTCACCACCGCCGAACGGGCGTGGAAACTCTCCCGACCCTCCGCGGTTCGCGGGGCGCCGATGTCGGCGGTGTAGTCCTCGAGGCCGATGGTGAGGGCGACCACCGTGCTCGCCGCCGAGGCGATCTCGAAGGCGCGCACCACGCCGAGGGCGCTCTCCACGATCGGCATCAGAAAGACCGGCGCCTCGATCCCCCGTTCCTTACGGATCTCGTCGATCCGCGCCGCCACGTCCCGCACGGTCTCCGCCGATTCCACCTTGGGGATCAGGACGACGTGCACGTTGTGCGGCACGATCGCGTCCAGATCGTCCATGCCGAGGGGGAGCTGGTTGATCCGCACCATCCTCTCGGCGCCGTAAAAATCGACGGTCCGAAGGGCGTTGCGCACCATCAGCCGGGCCGCGTCCTTCTCCTCGGGGGCGACCGAGTCCTCCAGGTCGAGGATCACGCCGTCGGGGTGATGCAGCCCCGCGTTCAAAAAAAACTTCGGTTCGTTGCCGGGCAGATAGAGCCGGGTCCGCCGGAAACGCTCCCTCTTCGTCCCATAGCGGCAGCAATCGGCGAACTCGGGGAGCGCCTCCTCCGTCGTTTCCGGCAAGGCGCGGCGCACCGCGGCCTCGATCCGCGCCGCCAGGGCGAAGGGGACGGCGCCGAAATCCTCGATCGTCACTCCGGCGCGCTCCACGCCGAGCGTCTTCAGCGTGGTTTCCGCCTGAGCGCGGATCGCCTCCCCGTAGAGTGAAGCCACCTTGCTCGAGAGCTCGATCCGGACGCCTCCCGAATCGGCCGTCTCCAAGCGGACCCAACAATCGGAGCGGACTTTGTCCCCCCGCCTGCCCGCTTCCGCCGCGATCGTCATATCCGTCACCTCCTCGAGACCGAGCCGGGCCGCGCAGGCGGCGTCCGGCAGCGACCCCGCATGCCTTCCGTCCAAGACGACAAGCCTAACCCGGCGCGAAGCCCCGCGCAACAGGGACCGGCGAGGAAAAGAGGAATCCGGATTCCCCGCTCTCTCCCGCCCCTCTTCCGTCCCCACGCGCCGAAGGAGCGGGGCGCGAGGCGCCGGCGTTCGCGCCGCCCCCCTCACCCCTTCTCTTGCCGGGCCGCCCTCCGTCCGGTATCATCGAAGTCACTGAAAGCAAGCGGCTTACTACCGATGTTCGAGACGGGAGGAGGACCCTGTGAACCGTCGAATCATCGCCGTTCTCTTTTTCCTCTCCGGCGCGGCGGGTCTGATCTATCAGGTCGTATGGACCCGATCGCTCACGCTCCTCTTCGGGTCCACCACGCTCGCCGCGAGCACGGTGCTCACCTCTTTCATGGCCGGCCTGGCGCTCGGCAGTTTCCTCTTCGGCCGCTTCGCCGATACGCGCCGCCGCGCCCTTCCGGTCTACGCTCTTCTCGAAGTGGGCATCGCCGTCACGGCGCTCCTCTTCCCGGTCTTTCTCGGTCTCTTCAAGCCGGCCTACCTGGCCCTCCACCGGCATCTCCAAGGCTCCTACCTTCTCTTCCCCCTCGCCCGCTTCCTTATCTGTTTCGTCTGGCTCGTCCTTCCCACGGCGCTCATGGGGGGAACCCTTCCGGTGATCACGCGCTTCTTCGTCAAGGAGAGGCGTTCCTTCGGCGGCAACGTGAGCGCGCTTTATGCGCTCAACACTTTCGGCGCCATGATCGGTTGTTTCGGCGCCGGGTTCTTCCTCATCCCCGGTCTCGGAATCGCCGGCGTGACCCTGCTCGCCGCGGGGCTGAATCTGATCGCCGCGGCGGGCGCGCTGATTCTCGCGCGAAGCGAGAGAGCGGAGCTTCCGCCGGCGGAGATCCCCCGGGAAGAAAGCGCCGCCGGCTCGGAAACCGCCTTCCCCCTCGGACCGCGGACGATCCTCATCCTCTTCGCCCTCGCCGGTTTCGCCAGCCTCGCCTACGAAGTTCTCTGGACCAGGGCGCTCCTCGTCTTTCTCGGATGGTTCGCCGTTTACGCCTTCACCATCATCCTGACCACCTTCCTCTTCGGCATCGCCCTCGGCAGCGCCTTTTACCCCTTAATCTTCCGATCCGGCCGCCGCCTGGTGATCGGCTTCGGCGTCATCGAGATCGCCATCGGCGTCTTCGCCGCGCTTTCGGTGGCGATCTTCGGCGACCTCTTCGAGTTGATCCGGGCGCTCGACCACCATCTCGGCTTCCCCACCTGGTGGCGTTTCATCGGCGCCCGCGCCGGCGGCAGCTTCGCCGTCGTCCTCCTGCCCACCTTTCTGATGGGCCTCGCCTTCCCGGTGGCGAGCGCGATCTACGCGCGCGCCGGAAAGGGATACGGCAGAACGGTGGGATATGTCTATTCGGCGAACACGGTAGGCGCCATTCTCGGCTCGCTGCTCACGGGGTTTCTTCTCCTACCGACTCTCGGCGTGTCCCGGAGCATCGCGGCGATTTCGCTGATCAACCTCGCCGTCGGCGGGATTGCGTTCTTTCTCCGCTACCGCCGCGGCGGCCTGCGCCTCCTCGGCGCGGCGGTGTTGCTCCTCGCGGTGGGGGGCGGTCTCCTCAACTTCATTCTTTCCTCGGGCCGTCCGATGATTCTCCAGAGCCGCCACTTCAAGAACCCGGACAAGAAGATGGAGCTGCTCTACGCCAACGAGGGGGCGACCGCCTCGCTGGCGGTACTCCGGGATCTGGATTTCGGGCACAACGAACTGAACATCAACGGCGAGTCGACCGCCTACACAACCTACACGGACATGCAGGTCCATCTGATGCTCTCCCACACGCCCCTGCTGCTCGCCGAGGATCCGCGCAATGTGTTGGTGATCGGCTTCGGCATGGGATCCACCTCGTGGGGCGCGGTCCTCTATCCATCGGTGGAGGAGGTGGTCTGCGTGGAGCTGGTGCCGAAGGAGGTGGAGACCGCCATCTACTTCCGGGACGTCAACCACGGCGTGCTGGAGCACCCCAAGTTCCGGCTCGTCATCGACGACGGGCGGAACCACGTCTTCGCCACCC contains the following coding sequences:
- a CDS encoding HpcH/HpaI aldolase/citrate lyase family protein, with the translated sequence MTIAAEAGRRGDKVRSDCWVRLETADSGGVRIELSSKVASLYGEAIRAQAETTLKTLGVERAGVTIEDFGAVPFALAARIEAAVRRALPETTEEALPEFADCCRYGTKRERFRRTRLYLPGNEPKFFLNAGLHHPDGVILDLEDSVAPEEKDAARLMVRNALRTVDFYGAERMVRINQLPLGMDDLDAIVPHNVHVVLIPKVESAETVRDVAARIDEIRKERGIEAPVFLMPIVESALGVVRAFEIASAASTVVALTIGLEDYTADIGAPRTAEGRESFHARSAVVNAARAARVQPIDSVFSDVSDMEALRRNALESKALGFDGMGCIHPRQVAVVHDAFAPTEKELEKARRIVAAYEEARSRGSGVVSLGSKMIDPPVVKRALQVVRMAGGEDAS
- a CDS encoding fused MFS/spermidine synthase: MNRRIIAVLFFLSGAAGLIYQVVWTRSLTLLFGSTTLAASTVLTSFMAGLALGSFLFGRFADTRRRALPVYALLEVGIAVTALLFPVFLGLFKPAYLALHRHLQGSYLLFPLARFLICFVWLVLPTALMGGTLPVITRFFVKERRSFGGNVSALYALNTFGAMIGCFGAGFFLIPGLGIAGVTLLAAGLNLIAAAGALILARSERAELPPAEIPREESAAGSETAFPLGPRTILILFALAGFASLAYEVLWTRALLVFLGWFAVYAFTIILTTFLFGIALGSAFYPLIFRSGRRLVIGFGVIEIAIGVFAALSVAIFGDLFELIRALDHHLGFPTWWRFIGARAGGSFAVVLLPTFLMGLAFPVASAIYARAGKGYGRTVGYVYSANTVGAILGSLLTGFLLLPTLGVSRSIAAISLINLAVGGIAFFLRYRRGGLRLLGAAVLLLAVGGGLLNFILSSGRPMILQSRHFKNPDKKMELLYANEGATASLAVLRDLDFGHNELNINGESTAYTTYTDMQVHLMLSHTPLLLAEDPRNVLVIGFGMGSTSWGAVLYPSVEEVVCVELVPKEVETAIYFRDVNHGVLEHPKFRLVIDDGRNHVFATRERYDLISFNAIHPSHSPALYTSDFYAECARKLSDRGVICAWVPTNSFTEHQFQILLKTFLSVFPHSSLWYVNPNHLVLIGTRRELRLDYAEFRRLAALPEVNRDLANYTMEDPFRLLAYHLMDEKDLDLYTRSVPVNSDDKPYLEYSREMYTRPEIVDAMLFHRSSILPYLVFEGDGEATADTLRRYEQAAFHLLAAQAVQWLEMPNPDKAGSTWKADQEFREAFRILPGDKNLEVIAAVTEKDEERLRALLSTEPMNLLAWDTLLRIQRMRRDWEGIARTLTELGTPVTDQARLCLGMLHLRSGEWDRAERAFRGLATGGESETLRRVGEEYLRIIEGERDASGRDTSPDEKTALAQRYWGVGDREHAEELFREAIERFPDRPLPLFAYAQALEESRRFARAESLYAIAASFPIKREDFRRLIDEGLERTRILVALERSPHRVTRIEGRGGEPIDVDPASPALRLRIAALLGARGMWAHAAVHLRLAVTIDPENADAHEALGGVLSLRGLVDAARSELKEAIRIDPNRRSAREKLRELEEEKAGA